A region of the bacterium genome:
TCGAGGGCGGCGACCCCTTCGTTGTAGAGCAGGATTGCGGCGTCCCCGCTGTCGTCGGCCGAAGCCATGTTGGCCAGAGCCTTTTTCGCCAGGTCTTCCTTGCCGAGGGCGGTGTAGGCATCGTAGAGGATGCGATAGCCGCGGGGATTGCCCGGCTCGAGCTCGAGCAGCCGCTCGGCGGAGGCGATTGCCGAGTCGTACTCGCCAAGCTCGGTATGGAGACCGCCCAGGGCGGAGTGAGCCAGCGCGAGGTCAGGGTTCTTATCGAGTGCCGCGAGAAACCTGGCGCGGGCGGTTTCGTAGTCGCCGCCCCGCGCCGCTTCCACACCTTCGTTGAAGATGCGCTCGGCGGGCGTGTAGATGACCGGGCCCTGAGCGGCCGCGTCGGCGTTGGTCGCCGCGGAAAGTTTGACCTCCTGGGTCTTGCTCTTT
Encoded here:
- a CDS encoding tetratricopeptide repeat protein, which gives rise to MKKTSYSTYLLPVTWAVLLAALTVGILPAQNYGRLVLVVKDDQGKPVSGVTVSATCDELPKFTLQKITDKKGKATLAFGDATKTYNIKVEYEGFPPIEMPFKPEIRKSKTQEVKLSAATNADAAAQGPVIYTPAERIFNEGVEAARGGDYETARARFLAALDKNPDLALAHSALGGLHTELGEYDSAIASAERLLELEPGNPRGYRILYDAYTALGKEDLAKKALANMASADDSGDAAILLYNEGVAAL